AGATTTCTAAATCCAAACAACCTATGAATCTttgtaacatattttataattagttgtttatttttttaaaaatatccgTATTGAaggaattaatttttgttattaacgaaatatgtgtttaaatagtttaaaaagTCTCGATAGTTAGTTCTCAACTTTTCAGTCGAAAAGTAACATCAACGAAGATGTGTGGATGCACTATTTCGCAAcgacaaattttttttttttattttgaagatcAAGAATCAACTGatatttttgttccaatttttaTCTCCTCTTATCCCTATGAATTAAACTTTTCATATGGAAAAATCATATGAGGGGTAAAATACTTATTTAAGATAAAGAAGTTCAGTCAAATAGAAAAGCACTTTAAAATGAGTTCAAATTGTGGTGAAACTAATTTCAAAACTACTGTTGAGTGAAGAAGCtccattttcacattttttatcttttatttcgAACTTCTTTTTTGGAGTTTGTAGTTGACATGTTTTAGTTTTGTGATTTGAAGTttgaatattttagaattaggatcaaatggcaattaagcctttatgtaattttattttttaatattttatattttaagtcttttatataataaattatatttggactaaattgaaaattgtgtaaatatcgatggttaaatttgttaaattttgtaaaattaaaatcaacttgATAGAATGAGTAAAGTGTTAAATGCTAAGTTTGTTATTATATACCAATAAAAAGACTGTCACGTCAACATTCCATTCATTGACCAAAGCATTTCAACAATGGAGTGATTTATAATTACAGTTAATCTTAAGGAAgtgactaaattaacaaaaagaaatcagtgatcaaaatagaaatgcATTAAAACTTGGGTGACTATTTGAGTAgtttaccttttaaaatttttaaaattattattaagaaatttttaaaattgttattttagctatagttcagggactaaattgattattatCCTTTTAAATTAACATGCCATgtcattttatgtaaatttttatatctttagTGACAAgtatataacttttaaaattcggtgattaaaatgtaattttaataggAGAATCGGTGCAGtttaacctttaattaattatgtcagtaaaaagaaatagtgattaggTTGAGGTTGTTGAGTACTGATTCGGATGCATATAAATAGGAATTAAGTGGAGGagataattttagtaattaaaggAGACAAGGCAATCAGgctaatttaatagaaaatgttttttattagtCATTTAGGTCAggtttttatttagaaaatatgttttttttgagAGTATGTGAAAGTGTGTccaattagatttaatttttttaagttgtaattttaaatttttaatataattaaattttttagttatatAGCTAAATATTAGTCTTTTATTCTTAAGTCTGAAGTTCGATTTCTCCCTCACtcacattaatattttttatttcaagtggttttaagtgtttttattattatttcctaaataaataaataaaaaaccaaactTTAGCCAGGCAATCAATTGTCTTTTTTTCATGGTTTATACCACAATAATGTATGCAAAGTTTAAGACCTGGTTCTCGAAACAATCAAACAAAACGACAAAGCAAAAACAGTACGTTTAATACAATGGTTATTATTACGATGCTGGTTCGAGTTATGATGATTGAAGAGGTGGTGGACCCAAACTCCACCCTCCTTTTTCATTTACTCCAAATCTATCAATCTTTCACTGATCTCCCCTCCACTCAATTTTAGGAGGGGGATTGTGTGGGCTTGGGTTGCATTCCCAAATACCAACACAATTAATGTGTGGCAGACACCCACCTCCAGAATTGATGGGCAACCTTTCGTTTCCTCTCCACGATAAAAACAGAgatggatttagggtttctaatgcttctgttttctttttgttctttcagTTAAAGTTTCTGTTCTGTGTTGATAATAATGGTGAAACAAATGTCGCAACGAAATGGTTCTGACatcgatttttaaaaaaaaagaaaaaaagagaggatcCAACTCTAACCGGACCGAATTTATGAATgatgaaaattgaatgaaagCAGAAACCCCAATCCTTTTTAACTGGATGGATAGCCCTGCCTCGTCTCCCGAAAGTTGGAAAAGGGATTCTTACAAATTACAGTTAAATTGGTATctcctctttacccaaattttgaTGTGTTGTTTCCTTTGCAGACATCAGTACCAAACTGATCTTGTTTAGCCATTCTACACATTCGGGTATTGTCTTCACTTGAGAATATCCAACAAAAAAGCCAATCTAGTATTATAGGCCCAAAGATTTATATATAGAGACATATCAAGAGTTCCTCCTTGATTTTATAGTGACAATTGTCGCCAAAtagacaataaaaaattttgtaaagcaagaaaaaacaaagaacagAAACGATCATCGTTTTCTATATATTGAACGGAGCCTTGTTGCTTCCACAATATGCCTGTACAGACTCTTAAGAGACggagcaaaaagaaaaatgacaaaatgcTTCGGGGAAAATATAACCTTGTCGTTTAGACAATGACCACTCCGGCCTCAAAGCTTGGCCCACTGTTATAAAGAACTTAACCCCTCACAGATTAACAGGATAAAGAGATTATACTTACCCGAGATCTGGGATTCCAAAGGTTGCCAACGAAACGCCACTGTAAAATACACATACCAACTccctattaatttaattaattaaattcactaataataatatgtaaagaACTATTTAAGTTGTCAGAGCCAAAAGCAACCACCAAATTTTACTTCAGGAGGTATTTAGTACAAAACACTAGGCACCAGGAGTGGATCAACCTGCCTGCCAGTTAAaaccctttctttttttaatcttataCTTCTGAGGTACAATCaaactatatatatagattaGATTATAACGGAAGTTCGCTTCACCTGCAATATTCAAGAAAACCCCAATCAATTAACACAACAAGATGTAGGCTTTTATAGAAGTCAGGTGCAGACACAACAGGAATGAACAAAaaccattaacttaaaatattccCTCAATACCTGCACGTTTCTTCAGACGAAACTTTTCTGGCTTGGTCACCGGTTACAAGGATTCAGGAGATTTATCCTTCATGAGGCTGCCCAAGGAGACTCGGCATGCATGCAAGATTGCACAAAAATTCTTATTAGCAAAGAAATGCCAATTAAGCAACAACTTCGTTCCAACATCTGGAAGCAATCACATCCCAAATGTTCTACTATACAGATCACCCGAAGTGGGCATCCTGTACTTATTAGAATCTTCATAACCGGAATAAAACTTGTTAAATCCCAGTCTCTGATTTTGGAGGAGCTCAGCAACACCAATACCGTTTCCACCTTCGACCTCATTCCATCCATCCCAATGACCATTTGTATTTCTTGATTGTGGAAGCGACAGCTGAGCAAATGGGGAGATTTTGTTCACTTGTGATTGATCCATTAGCCCAGAAGAAATCCCTTCAAAATAAGGAGAGCTATCCCCACCATCATATCTCATGTTTTGGTTAGGAGAAAGGGATCTCTGCATCAATAGTTGAAATCTGGCCTCATCTTCATAGGGATCCAACTGTGGTGGAAAATTTGATCTCATGTCTAAGCCTGAACTGTTTAGTGCTCCCTGAAGTCTACCCTTACCAACTGCTAAAATAGCAGGATCCATAAACTCTATATCCCCAGGGCCACCAATCCCACCACTTGCCAGAGCCTGATAAGAATTTCTTAACAGCGATGAACAGTCCATCAAATGGCTTCctacataaaaaaatagttatcaTTAATTTGCTAGAAACGAAATTCCAAATATAAATTTGAGCCAAATGATAAATAAGAAAACTTACCAGATGTGGTGTCATAGGCATGGTCAATTCTCTCATGAGAAGAAAAGCCTGGAGGCGGTGTCCTGCTAGGAACAGCGAAACCAGGAGGGGCTGAAATTTGAGGTCTTGAAACTGCTAGACAAAATCAAACAGACTACATCAATATCAAACTtggagattaaaaaaaaaaaagacaaacatattaaaatttttaaaaagaaaaaaacaagtcACTTGGTGTTACTCAGAAGCCAGAATGAAACAAATTTCAGGTAGAGAAGAAAACAGTggatacaaaaaaaaaaagacaaactAACATATACATAATGCTGTTAGAGATCAAACTATCAAAAAGCTTATTGCATTATTATTAAACAACATACAGAGAAAGTAAAGTTCACCAAATTCAATAATAGAATTGAACCGAAGATGGCAAAAGTGGAGTAAATTCCTACACTCACCAGAAAGCTTGTTAGAAGAAAACACTGAAGGACCGCTGATTGCATAGTCAGATTCCGCAAAGTGATGAGATGAAAAACCATTAGAAAttccaaacttattttgatagAGATCCGTGCTTTCTGCAAATTCCTGGCTAGAAGGGTTCTGTGGCATTTGCCCAAAAAGACTAAATGAGGACTCCATATCAAATGGATGATATTTGGAATCCTCCTGTCTTGCAAATGAAAATCTGGACTGACCATTATTCGGAGCTGTCCAGGAAGTAGATAATTTGAGTGTGTTTGGCTGCTTGACAGTGTCACACAACAATTTAGCCAAGTTATGAGGAGAAGCTAAGGATTCATCCCAAGTATCAAAATCTAGTGACAATATGTTAGAAATTATATTGCTCTCTCCTGTTTCTTTAGCATCATTACCCTCAACATAATCAAGGAATCTTCCAATCTGCTTCCCTTTCCCCTCACTTGGAAGCAGATGAGAGCCATCTACGGTAATATCAGAACCGATACTACTGCTTATGTACTTCTCAGGGTATCCATTTGATAAAGAAGAAACACTTGATCCATGAAGATGCAAACTGTCACTAACTTTATTGTCTACATTGAATGCATCAGCATCCAAATTAACAGCACCACGTTGAAACCAATGGGGCCTAGATTGGTTTGATAAATGAAGTGATATTGGTGAATTTGGAACATAACTTGAACGGCTAATTACTTCCGGATCGTTGAGTCTTTGATTATCAAAAGACAATATGTCTTCCTCTACGTCAGAGCTTCTATTTGCCACTGGTTGAGTTTGTCTATCATTTATCCAATCAGACTGCTGTTTAGAAACACAAAACCCACTGGGAGACGTCACAGTTCTCCCAATGGCTAGTGAACTTAAAGGTTCTCGGTAATCCTCGGTATAACATTGTTGTAAGCACAGACTACTAGGTGAGCCGCTCGATCCATGATCAGAATCTGCACTGCTTGGGCTAAGTACATTAGATGGTCCACCATAGACATTCCTATCTACTGTCAACTTCTGCATATCAGAGCACAAACTGTGTATCTTCCCATCAGTAGAGCCAGTACATCCTGGTTTTTCACTAGAGGAAATAAAAGACTGCTCCGCATGGCAAAAGGTGGAGTTTGTAACAGTTGATGGCATATTACTTCCCTGTTCATAATGATTGAATACTGGTGGACAAGATAACTGGCAGCTCAATGACTTAGAAGCAGAAACTCCACCAAATGTAGTTGGTTTCTCTAGTACAGTTGTTTGACAATCCAAATCAGCATTCTGCTGTTTACCCTTCATTTGCATATCGTGAATCTCCTCAGATGACTTCTTTATAACATCTCCATGTACTGGGTAATTCTGATTTGTGTTTGTTACTGCAGATGAAAATGGTAATGCGCTTCTAACCGTATCAGATTTCTGCTTAGACGGTCCATTTGATGACGCTAAACCAGCTGTTTGAGGATAGTTTAAAGCACGCATTCCCCTGGCAGAATGTCAGAACTTTTAGCCAAAGAAATagacataaaaaaacaaaacaacaattaaatGTCATACCATGACGCTCCAGCAGGAAGAGCAACAGATCTTCCAGTGCTTCCATTTGGCGGAGAACCTTTAGGAATGCACACTGTTGTATTCTGTACCACAACAAAATCAATAACGATCATGAGCAGGAGCCAAGGACAAGTATACATAGTGCCTTAACCTAAGCCATCTGAAACAACTCACACCATTGTGGAAAAAGTTCTTTAGCGACCCAAGATAAAACAAACTACCAACAAGCACGGAGGTCTGCTTGCATGTAGAGCAGATCATTGTTTtcctagtttttttttaatataataattgaaCTTCCCATTTTTGTTAGGAAGGTGAAAAAATGAACTTACATTTGGAGCATTTTTAGCAATGGGTTTTGCTGCAGAAGCATAACTGGGGGTGGGGCAATAATCATCCACAGGCGGAGGTAACATATTCCCAGCAGGCCACAGCATATTGTTTGTTGCACCAGTTATCTGTTGAACCCTGCTCCTTTAAACAACTAAGTAAGTCCTAATCAAGAGAATGCATTACTCAAAATTCAAGGAGAACTTGGTTTACATGCTTggaattgaaaaaagaaaaagaaaaaaaaatttcaaagacaaCAAAGGGAGTCAATTAATCCAGAATTTGATTTAGAGCTTCTATTTGGACCGCAAGGACTAAAGTAGTTAACCAATTTTTGAAGAGATTCTTTTAAAGTAGGTGATTACAAAAGAAAAGATGACAACCAATAAGTCTTAACAAAGACGACAGAAAACCAAATACCAGAGACAAATTAGgcgaaatataaataaaagctGTCAACAGTCTTTCTATAATAGAAACATGTGGAAAAAAcatttggtaaaataaaattttatttctataatagAAACATGAGAAATGAAATCCTAAAAGTTGGATGCAACAACTACAACTAGAGtagcaaaattaaaatgaatatacCTTGTGTATGCCGATATAATCTCATCTTTTGTGAAACTATCCTCTTGAGAACCAATCTCATGCAAATATAGACAATCAGGATTGTTGCAAGGCTGATACCaccagagaaaaaaaaacacttcagACTACACTTATTCCTATTTTCTGAACTTAGCAGCAATAAATGACTTTCTCCaacttaaaaaacaaattagcaAAAAATCTCTTCTAAACATACCACATTTCTCAGCCATGCATGACAATACTTTGTTGTACCAAAGCAAGCCCTGAAATTAATATTCCAAGTATTATAGATTATAACCAAGACCAAGTATTCGTTCAatgattaagaaaataaaaaaattccataACATTCTCATACTTTAATGGTCTACCCTCCAAAACAAATCCATGTATAGACCGGATACAACGaattgcttcttcttcttttgaatAAGTAATATATCTGCACACAGGATAAGCAAAtgcaaaataaaagagaaaaaactaAATAACAGAGAACAACAGAGCAGCAGGAAAACAATATCTTCAAATTAATAAGATACGATGTTCCTATTCAAAGAACTCAgctacataatataaaatacttcTATTTAAGATCCAATATACAGACAGGTATATCTTAATATTTGAAAGATTTAAATCAAATAGATGAGATTTATGCACTTACACACTACATGTATTATTTGGAAATTGCTGAATGACACCAGTTGCAGTCCGAGACATAGATACTTTCAAAACTTTTCCATATTGACCAAAATATTCTCGCTGTTGGAGAAGCTGCAGAAAACAGTTGTATATTTAGATCATGATACAAGTAAAACAGTTAGCTTGTAAATGCAAGTATCTGAAAAGTGGGAATGGCGAGTACATCTTCATCTCCCAGATTAAGTGGCAACCCAACTATGTAAACAAGATTCCTTTGAATAACCCGCACACTGCTCAGTTGCCTCCTTCCTTCAGATGATTTAGTCTTTGCCTTTGTTGACTTACTTTTTCTCTCCGAATTAATTTCAGCAACCAACCtgcttagaaaaaaaaagtacatgAGACAATGCCAGGTAAATATTGCACTATCTTTAAGGAGAACAAGATCTAGGGGAGCTTGACAACCTCTCACAATTAGCAGCCATCCCTACAATCCTGTCTTTGTCATAAGCACAACGACATGCTGGACATTTCCCCTCTGTCTCATCCTTCTCAGCCATTTCCATTATGTGATGCCAACACCAAACACATATCTGTCGcagagagaaataaaaataagaacaatGGCCAACCAATTCTCATCCCTTTAAACTCTCTCACttgtttttttacttagtttttggatttgaatcgccaaagaaatttaaaaaaagtaaaagagcAATTCAAACCTCGTAACCACATTTGCAAGGCTTGAGCTGCTGATCAGTCAAATCCATCTCCTCGGCGCAAAGGGGGCAAGTCTTTTCTCCCTCATCACTCATGATTGCCTGAATCAGGAACtagaatcaattaaataaaccCTAGAATTCCATATTCCCTACTTAaataatctaaacccaaaaattttccaagaattagaatcaattaaataaaccCCTGCCGCTCAATAAATCAACATAAAAAGACACATTATCATATCTCCAACGAAAACAATTAACAACCGCATTCCTAACCAATACCAAACCAATAGTTACCCTCGTACCATATAATaaatcgagaaaaaaatttaaaaatccagATTAATCGTCCTAATGCAAtttggaaaggaaaaaaaatcaaggatcttaaaaaaaattaaaacaaaactaaaaagatCGAAGAGCATATACGAAGATTTAGGGTTCCAGATTGCTAGAGGGAAAAGGTGGAACAACTTACAGTTGGGTGAAGATCAACAAGATGAAAAATCTGTGAAGATGAGATAGtgtgattaaaaaaaagaacaagcAACACCACACCACCAAGAGAAAATCACCGTTAGGGAAATAAtatagagagagaaagagagcgagaaagaaagagaagagagggattttttttttttttggcttttttattaatattttcatcttaAACGTCGCTGTCATTTAAATATTGTGAACTTCCTAACCTTACCCttggatttttgttttattacgGGATTGTGCCATTTCCTTTTCCTGTTTTTGTCGAggtcttttttgttttttcctttttttctcttctagTCGGATTCTGTTTAGCAAGGATACTACTTCTAATGACTTTTGACGTGATCCTGATGTTTCCGATCTGCGCCACGTTGATATAGTATTAAATCAACGGCTCATGTTAGTACATGAGACATCCATTTGAACCGTTTGATTTGAATCCACGGTCCCAGTCCCAGCTACTTTTTTTATTGGTACgtatttcttctaaaaatacATGCTTTCAACGCCCCCCAGAAAAATCaaatcatatattatatttcaagtaaaattattaaggcAATGCGTATAATCGCAATCTAAATTATTCGATTCACTaataattattactaaataaatattatatgattcAGTTTATTGTCTTTATATAGAATtagtaaaattgaaagaaaaaaagttctATGTCATtcttcaataataataaaaggaaaaacttataatttaaatatgttttagtatTCCTCGATCACCTAATTGAAAATAGGGTAAATTTCATCagtggtcactaaactattgctggcattttattttagtcattaaacttttaatttttctgatttaatcactgaactattcaaattcaaattttttatcacCGAATGTTAATAGTCGTTTGAAATTTTATGCATGTTCTGAGTGGGTTTGTTTTATTAgtctaataacaaaattagctatctaatatttacacattctatcattttgatcttaaatatttttaaaaaaacaacaacaacaaatttagccctcaatatttacaaattttgtcATGTTCGTTCAAGTTCTAAAAgttcaataaatttagcctcAAGATTTACAAATtgacaaatatttatttttaaaattttgtacaaaataaaaaatacaatatttacaaaaatttaaaatataaatagtttatagaaattaacttacagttaaaactcaataattGAAGACTATGTTATCTAAATATAAAAGGTTCAACTTAATGTTAGTagaatttgtcattttagttcaaaatcttaaaaatttaaaatttagccccaacatttacaaaatgacaatttttaatttttaaaagattttgtaaattttgtaaacCCCAAACATATATGCCCAAGTAGATTATGATGGATCACGTGAGAATCAAGCTTTTAAACTGCTAACATTGATTACAATAATAATGAGAAAGAACTCCATGATTCAGAAAAAATAGAATTCCCTCATCCACAGTTACACACCATTGTAGGCTCATTAAAGTAACCCCCTTTGGAAAAAATTATCGatttatgaaattgtgatttgtgCGGTACTCAAACTTGAATTTGTTGCGAGAGGAATTCCTATTTCTATTTGGTTCAACTATAATTATTGGACTTAGAAAGtgtttagtattatttttaagtattctTAAATAAACTGTTTTTTAGAGAAAAAGTAATTCTCCTAAGTCAAAAATCAAcctaaaaactttttttttgagagactgattttagttttttcccaAAACCACTTTTGGTTTTAGTGTAAGCTTTTATTGCAAAGGAATATGCATGAATGCCAACATTTCCAGCTTCTTGACGTAGTAATATAGAAGCAGGTAAAGAAAAGGACAGTCTTAAGAATGTGAGAAAGTGaactagaaaataatatttctaaaatcaaaattgatagaatgtataaaatttgttattaaatgtAACCCTCCAAAATTCTCAGTGTCACTAATAGTAGTGtttcaaaggaaaaataacaaaatttccaaaaagtaaaactttatcaattgaataatgataataaaaattaaattgaaaatctatGAAAGATGGACTAAAAGTGCAATTTTGCCATTTAAAAAAGgggcaaaattttaagaaatcttTTTTTATGGATATGAAATGATAGGTGGAGTcgaaaatttgatatatgaactaGATTGGAAACTAGTGAAAACTATAAGGACTAGGGtgtgtttttttcattttgtggAGGAGGCACctaaatttaatacaatataaatatttaaaaatgttgtttttaccataattttcacaattttaatatacCCAAGTAAATCCACTTATACCTAGTGTAATCAGTCTCACCAATTGGTCTAATCTAGTTTTTAAAACCAAAGTAGTGGTCAAACTGATTAGGTCACCAATTTGTTGGTCCAATTGGTTCGATTAGTTTGACTAGTACATCTATCTTATAGATCCGTCTGGTTTTATTAAAtagaactttaaaaaaattggttcaatcACCCAATCAACAGGTATGTACCTGTTTTTGGGTCAATCGTTCTAATTCATTTTTCCAAATTGATACATTGGTTGGTTATTGGTTCAACCAGCCAACTCAGTTGGATTCAGATTACAATGTTTAAAATCcttctaaaataatttgattttaaaacaatatttttaaggcttaaaattagttgaaatccaaatctaaatttaaatcatctacgcaataaatttaaatcaagtttaaattttaaaatccaaatttagaTTCCACTtcctaaaaattacattaaagaatcataattgaaggatgaaaaaaatcataattgaagaaaaatagaaaagctGTAGTTTATgcctattattattatggtaaaatataatatttattgttgTAAGATAAGATTCATTTATATCCAAGagcaatgaaaatttttaaaatacattacaTTAATACAAGGAGCGTCGCATTGGAAGGATTTTCCTAATCACGGTAAAATCGTTAATATATTGAAAAGAAGGGGCAAAATATGAAGACCTATTAATAATCTCGTTTTCATTTTACACGAGTATCAATCTTCACGAAACTTTCCACTTACTTTCCCTCCCTCCAAATCATTATCACGCCGTTTCCGATCCAAGAGAAGCCGGAACGGCTGATAATTATCAGTGAtgagtaataaataataattgctCAATCAAATcccattattttttatattgcgCTGTAAATGTTTGGTTaccatggattttttttttttgtgttaaaacctttatttcttcttcaacCATAGTTTGAGTTTGGTTGCGGAGAAAGAATATTAAGGAAAAAGGATACAACTGTATGGATTTTGCTGCGGAGTAAGTGATCGGCGAGCTATTTGTTTGAGGGCAATCTGGATTCCATCTATTTTTCTTGCTTATCAATTGACCCAGATGTTTTTATTCGgcaattaatttttcttttttcaaaactataaaagCTTTAAGGATCCCTCGCAAGTTGTAACGCTTCCATTTGATCACATAGACTAAAAATTGTAGTAGTTTTGTGATCCAAAGTTGGAAGTTTTAGACGTTAAAAAGTTGGTGTCAGCATTCTAGGCTGTCTCTTAGGCTAATTTCTTCTTTGCACTGAACATTTATCACTGCATTGGTTTGCTTGACAAGGGTAAAGATAGAGAAAATTTGATGTTTGAATCAGTATGGTTTCCAGCTTGAAGAAAGGGACTAAGTTTGTGTTAAATTTATGCACATGCATAACCTATATCTTTAATGGCatttttttgttgctaaatgctagttgaattttttttttctgaaatgaaAATTACACGTCTCGTCCATGCATGGCCTCGATGTTCTATGATATGACCTAATGTTTAAGCTGTATAAAACTGATATTGACTTTTTCTGGAACGGAAATTGCATGTCTCGATTGACTTTCCTGTCAAAAACTGGACATTTTGTGATTTTGGATTAGTAAGAATAAATTACgattatcaatttaaatttatatttttcaaatacaataatagttaaattaaagtaGAGTAAAgataagtataaaattataaaaaattaatataaaaacaaattaatttaacaatacaaataaaataaataacatgtaagaaattattaatactattgcttaaattataatatacaaatattaatattcaaatcatgatgaatttttgtattattgtaatatttaatatttttaaaataaaataacattaatataacggattctaaattagttaaatattttataattacattaatatgacAGATGATGGACTTTAAGGTTATAGCTTCTCAAAGGGGCATATGGATATCGGAAAGTAATGCATGTGAAAGCATATAAACAGATAATGCTGCCACCTACTCCAAACATCACACTATGAATACGCATCATAACCATGGAGAATTATAAGACCCTTTGCATCCTGGGCCGACTCTAATGCATTCATTTGAAAGATCAATGGCAAATGTTGCAAGACCCTCGCTTGCTGGGCCCAAAAAATGTTACGGATTACTTAGCTGTCAGCTTAATGGGCCTTGACAACGGCAATAATTTGATCTAAAAGGGCAGCCTTCGGGGCATCCCCCAAAACTGTTACTCCAATCcgagttttctttttcatcttctaCTTCCTTTTTTTGCTTTGATTCTCATGAGACACTGAGACAGGTATAAAAAACATAGAccaaattttcgaacaaaaaaAAGGACCAAAATTCTTTGTCGTGCA
This sequence is a window from Gossypium raimondii isolate GPD5lz chromosome 5, ASM2569854v1, whole genome shotgun sequence. Protein-coding genes within it:
- the LOC105769348 gene encoding uncharacterized protein LOC105769348 isoform X4, producing the protein MSDEGEKTCPLCAEEMDLTDQQLKPCKCGYEICVWCWHHIMEMAEKDETEGKCPACRCAYDKDRIVGMAANCERLVAEINSERKSKSTKAKTKSSEGRRQLSSVRVIQRNLVYIVGLPLNLGDEDLLQQREYFGQYGKVLKVSMSRTATGVIQQFPNNTCSVYITYSKEEEAIRCIRSIHGFVLEGRPLKACFGTTKYCHAWLRNVPCNNPDCLYLHEIGSQEDSFTKDEIISAYTRSRVQQITGATNNMLWPAGNMLPPPVDDYCPTPSYASAAKPIAKNAPNNTTVCIPKGSPPNGSTGRSVALPAGASWGMRALNYPQTAGLASSNGPSKQKSDTVRSALPFSSAVTNTNQNYPVHGDVIKKSSEEIHDMQMKGKQQNADLDCQTTVLEKPTTFGGVSASKSLSCQLSCPPVFNHYEQGSNMPSTVTNSTFCHAEQSFISSSEKPGCTGSTDGKIHSLCSDMQKLTVDRNVYGGPSNVLSPSSADSDHGSSGSPSSLCLQQCYTEDYREPLSSLAIGRTVTSPSGFCVSKQQSDWINDRQTQPVANRSSDVEEDILSFDNQRLNDPEVISRSSYVPNSPISLHLSNQSRPHWFQRGAVNLDADAFNVDNKVSDSLHLHGSSVSSLSNGYPEKYISSSIGSDITVDGSHLLPSEGKGKQIGRFLDYVEGNDAKETGESNIISNILSLDFDTWDESLASPHNLAKLLCDTVKQPNTLKLSTSWTAPNNGQSRFSFARQEDSKYHPFDMESSFSLFGQMPQNPSSQEFAESTDLYQNKFGISNGFSSHHFAESDYAISGPSVFSSNKLSAVSRPQISAPPGFAVPSRTPPPGFSSHERIDHAYDTTSAI
- the LOC105769348 gene encoding uncharacterized protein LOC105769348 isoform X5 codes for the protein MSDEGEKTCPLCAEEMDLTDQQLKPCKCGYEICVWCWHHIMEMAEKDETEGKCPACRCAYDKDRIVGMAANCERLVAEINSERKSKSTKAKTKSSEGRRQLSSVRVIQRNLVYIVGLPLNLGDEDLLQQREYFGQYGKVLKVSMSRTATGVIQQFPNNTCSVYITYSKEEEAIRCIRSIHGFVLEGRPLKACFGTTKYCHAWLRNVPCNNPDCLYLHEIGSQEDSFTKDEIISAYTRSRVQQITGATNNMLWPAGNMLPPPVDDYCPTPSYASAAKPIAKNAPNNTTVCIPKGSPPNGSTGRSVALPAGASWGMRALNYPQTAGLASSNGPSKQKSDTVRSALPFSSAVTNTNQNYPVHGDVIKKSSEEIHDMQMKGKQQNADLDCQTTVLEKPTTFGGVSASKSLSCQLSCPPVFNHYEQGSNMPSTVTNSTFCHAEQSFISSSEKPGCTGSTDGKIHSLCSDMQKLTVDRNVYGGPSNVLSPSSADSDHGSSGSPSSLCLQQCYTEDYREPLSSLAIGRTVTSPSGFCVSKQQSDWINDRQTQPVANRSSDVEEDILSFDNQRLNDPEVISRSSYVPNSPISLHLSNQSRPHWFQRGAVNLDADAFNVDNKVSDSLHLHGSSVSSLSNGYPEKYISSSIGSDITVDGSHLLPSEGKGKQIGRFLDYVEGNDAKETGESNIISNILSLDFDTWDESLASPHNLAKLLCDTVKQPNTLKLSTSWTAPNNGQSRFSFARQEDSKYHPFDMESSFSLFGQMPQNPSSQEFAESTDLYQNKFGISNGFSSHHFAESDYAISGPSVFSSNKLSVSRPQISAPPGFAVPSRTPPPGFSSHERIDHAYDTTSAI